The following are encoded together in the Acidovorax sp. KKS102 genome:
- a CDS encoding efflux RND transporter periplasmic adaptor subunit, with protein sequence MPLNRSLIRPQRPARLQSGKLRWTSALLMAAIALAAVGGGAWWWKQRQDAAAAATAGGAATSPNAARRPGGGPGRFGGGNVQPVSVGTVQRGDVRVVVSAIGTMSARATAVVRAKVSGELTSVRFKEGDEVRAGQVLAEIDARSYQAALSQAQGTLQRDQALLKNAQLDLKRYQDLLARDSIASQQVDTQAALVRQLEGTVASDQAQVDAARLQLSYTQVTAPFAGRLGLRQADKGNVVGPSDANGIVTINQVRPIDAAFSVPEAHLPQMRRRMAAGEELPVELWDRDSRRQLAKGRVVALDNAIDSATGTIKVKAAFANEDGALYPNQFVNVRLQVNLLQGVLTVPATAVQNNYVYLVQEDSTVTQRRIRVGVTDGDRVSVEGELREGEQVVTDGIDRLREGAKVAVIDAGAVTRADQAAQDQAAQRRAFIASLPPDVREKLQKMSPEERRAFLRERRAQMGAGGGGAPASAASAAASSASGVGTPAAAPASAPQGSAAPPQQRSEAPARAAAPQASPGAAAPAASAAPLAPADRAAEPPRGIPPQVKALLDQMPADERARVMAMPQEERRAYIRERLQQQPPSPGGAASPAR encoded by the coding sequence ATGCCCCTGAACCGTTCGTTGATCCGTCCACAGAGGCCCGCAAGATTGCAGTCCGGCAAGCTGCGTTGGACCTCCGCGTTGTTGATGGCCGCCATTGCGCTGGCGGCGGTGGGAGGTGGTGCCTGGTGGTGGAAGCAGCGCCAGGATGCAGCGGCTGCAGCCACCGCTGGCGGTGCCGCCACGAGCCCGAATGCGGCGCGCAGGCCGGGCGGTGGCCCCGGGCGCTTTGGCGGCGGCAACGTGCAGCCCGTGTCGGTAGGCACCGTGCAGCGGGGCGATGTGCGGGTGGTGGTGAGTGCCATCGGCACCATGAGCGCCCGCGCCACGGCCGTGGTGCGGGCCAAGGTGAGCGGTGAACTGACGTCGGTGCGCTTTAAAGAGGGCGATGAGGTGCGTGCTGGCCAGGTGCTGGCCGAGATCGACGCACGCAGCTACCAGGCTGCGCTGTCGCAGGCCCAGGGCACGCTGCAGCGCGACCAGGCGCTGCTCAAGAATGCGCAGCTCGACCTCAAGCGGTACCAGGACCTGCTGGCACGCGACTCCATTGCCAGCCAGCAGGTGGACACCCAGGCCGCACTGGTGCGGCAGCTGGAAGGCACCGTGGCCTCGGACCAGGCGCAGGTGGACGCCGCGCGCCTGCAACTGAGCTACACCCAGGTCACCGCGCCATTCGCGGGCCGGCTGGGCCTGCGCCAGGCCGACAAGGGCAACGTGGTGGGGCCGAGCGATGCCAACGGCATCGTCACCATCAACCAGGTGCGGCCTATTGATGCAGCGTTCTCCGTGCCCGAGGCGCACCTGCCCCAGATGCGCCGCCGTATGGCCGCTGGCGAGGAGCTGCCCGTGGAGCTGTGGGACCGCGACAGCCGCCGCCAGCTGGCCAAGGGCCGTGTGGTGGCGCTGGACAACGCCATTGACAGCGCCACCGGCACCATCAAGGTCAAGGCCGCTTTTGCCAATGAAGACGGCGCCTTGTACCCCAACCAGTTCGTCAATGTGCGCCTGCAGGTCAACCTGCTCCAGGGCGTGCTGACCGTGCCGGCCACGGCCGTGCAGAACAACTATGTCTACCTGGTGCAGGAAGACAGCACCGTGACCCAGCGCCGCATCCGCGTGGGCGTGACCGACGGCGACCGCGTGAGCGTCGAAGGCGAGCTGCGCGAGGGCGAGCAGGTGGTCACGGACGGCATTGACCGCCTGCGCGAAGGCGCCAAGGTTGCCGTCATTGATGCCGGTGCTGTCACCCGTGCCGACCAGGCGGCCCAGGACCAGGCTGCGCAGCGGCGCGCTTTCATCGCCTCCCTGCCCCCTGATGTGCGCGAAAAGCTGCAGAAGATGAGCCCCGAAGAGCGCCGCGCCTTCCTGCGTGAGCGGCGGGCACAGATGGGTGCGGGCGGCGGCGGCGCCCCAGCGTCGGCGGCCTCTGCTGCTGCATCTTCCGCGTCAGGTGTGGGTACTCCCGCCGCTGCCCCGGCGTCCGCCCCGCAGGGCTCTGCAGCGCCCCCACAGCAGCGCAGCGAAGCACCAGCCCGTGCTGCTGCACCGCAAGCCTCCCCAGGCGCGGCGGCGCCTGCAGCGTCTGCGGCCCCCTTAGCACCTGCTGATCGCGCTGCAGAACCTCCACGGGGGATCCCTCCGCAGGTGAAGGCGCTGCTGGACCAGATGCCCGCTGACGAGCGCGCCCGTGTGATGGCAATGCCGCAGGAAGAGCGCCGTGCCTACATCCGCGAGCGGCTGCAGCAGCAGCCGCCGTCCCCAGGTGGCGCGGCCAGCCCGGCGCGCTGA
- a CDS encoding LysE family translocator — protein MDALLFVPVAIAISLTPGPNNFCGLNNGIRAGVGPAMIATVGRAAAFAIFLTVSAVGLGAMLLASEAAFTAVKWVGAAYLFWLGWKAWHSREFSGLALEDAPGGAPASGQPAPFSLRALITQEFLLGITNPKAIILFAAIFPQFIDPAQPAAHQFLVLGSIYLGSEFVSTAVYASFGRQIRRFIRTSRGVARLNKATGGFFMGAGGLLLATNR, from the coding sequence ATGGATGCGCTGCTATTTGTTCCGGTTGCCATCGCCATCTCGCTCACCCCGGGGCCCAACAACTTCTGTGGCCTCAACAACGGCATCCGCGCAGGCGTGGGTCCCGCGATGATCGCCACGGTGGGCCGTGCAGCAGCCTTTGCCATTTTTCTGACGGTGTCCGCGGTGGGGCTGGGGGCGATGCTGCTGGCGTCCGAAGCGGCGTTCACTGCGGTGAAGTGGGTGGGTGCTGCCTACCTGTTCTGGCTGGGCTGGAAGGCCTGGCACAGCCGCGAGTTCAGCGGCCTGGCACTGGAGGATGCGCCCGGCGGTGCCCCGGCATCGGGCCAGCCGGCACCGTTCTCTTTGCGCGCGCTCATTACCCAGGAGTTTCTGCTGGGCATCACCAACCCCAAAGCCATCATCCTGTTTGCGGCGATCTTTCCGCAGTTCATCGACCCCGCGCAGCCTGCAGCGCACCAGTTTCTGGTGCTGGGCTCCATCTATCTGGGCAGTGAATTCGTGTCGACCGCTGTGTACGCCAGCTTCGGGCGCCAGATCCGCCGATTCATCCGCACCTCGCGCGGCGTGGCCCGGCTGAACAAGGCCACAGGCGGCTTCTTCATGGGCGCTGGCGGCCTTCTGCTGGCCACCAACCGCTGA
- a CDS encoding efflux RND transporter permease subunit, with protein sequence MSLSTPFIHRPIGTMLLTLGLALAGAVSFFLLPVAPLPQVDYPTISVSASLPGASPDTMAATVATPLERSLGAIAGVTEITSRSILGSTSITLQFDLDRNVDSAARDVQAAINAARTLLPTGMPSNPTYRKVNPADSPIMILALTSDLLTRGQMYDAASTVLAQKLSQVEGVGQATVSGGALPAVRVELDPVRLASNGISLEQVRSAIVSTNANRPLGAVEREDHYWQVATNDQARVAADYAPLVLRWKNGQAVRLQDVADVVDSVQDVRNFGVANGKPAVLLQVYKQPGANILEAVERVRSLLPALQASIPAAIDIEVVSDRTPTLRASVKEVERALLIAVALVVLVVFLFLRNGRATLIPSVAVPVSLAGTFGVMYLAGYTLDNLSLMALTVATGFVVDDAIVVLENIMRHMERGKTALRASLDGAREIGFTVVSMSISLIAVFVPILFMGGIVGRFFREFAIVMSSAILVSMVVSLTTTPMMCAALLKPHSPAPARRFSYRIGRWVDRIQVRGMRLYRRSLAWCLRHQPVALLALACVVGLNVYLYTAIDKGFMPEQDTGRISGFIRADQATSYQAMEQRLQRFLSIVQADPAVEHVTGFTGGWQRNAAQMFMTLKRGPGQESSETVITRLREQLKNEPGARLFLVPQRDIRIGGRQSGASFDYTLQADDIGDLRTWEPRIRQVLSQLPELEDVNSDVQDFGLQTSLVIDRDAVTRLGLTMAQIDATLNNAFGQRQVGVIYNPLNQYRVVMEAAPRYLQNPETLRGFFFVNSQGQQIPLTAFARITTTNTPLSVNHDRGTPASSISFSLAPGVSLSQATEAVNNAVAELGVPVSVRGSFSGTAGAFQDALAGQPLLILAAIITIYLVLGMLYESLVHPITILSTLPSAGVGALLALMLFKTEFSLIALIGVILLIGIVKKNAIMMIDFALTRQRQQGEPGRAPVTAAQAIYRACNLRLRPILMTTVAAIFGALPLALGRGDGAELRQPLGIAIVGGLLVSQWLTLYTTPVVYVALDRLRARVLRAVGRRRKPAGAAPAAPVVLQGNDG encoded by the coding sequence ATGAGCCTCTCCACCCCCTTCATCCACCGCCCCATCGGCACCATGCTCCTCACCCTGGGCCTGGCCCTGGCGGGTGCCGTGTCGTTCTTCCTGCTGCCCGTGGCCCCGCTGCCGCAGGTGGACTACCCCACCATCTCGGTCAGCGCCAGCCTGCCCGGCGCCAGCCCCGACACCATGGCCGCCACCGTCGCCACGCCCCTGGAACGGTCGCTGGGCGCCATTGCGGGCGTCACCGAGATCACCTCGCGCTCCATCCTGGGCAGCACTTCCATCACGCTGCAGTTCGACCTGGACCGCAACGTGGACAGTGCCGCGCGCGATGTGCAGGCCGCCATCAACGCCGCACGCACGCTGCTGCCCACGGGCATGCCCAGCAACCCGACCTACCGCAAGGTCAACCCGGCCGACTCGCCCATCATGATCCTGGCGCTCACGTCGGACCTGCTCACGCGCGGGCAGATGTACGACGCAGCCTCTACCGTGCTGGCGCAAAAGCTCTCGCAGGTCGAGGGCGTGGGCCAGGCCACGGTGAGCGGGGGCGCGCTGCCCGCCGTGCGCGTGGAGCTGGACCCGGTGCGGCTCGCGTCCAACGGCATCTCGCTGGAACAGGTGCGCAGTGCCATCGTCAGCACCAACGCCAACCGCCCGCTGGGCGCGGTGGAGCGCGAGGACCACTACTGGCAGGTGGCCACCAACGACCAGGCCCGTGTGGCGGCCGACTACGCCCCGCTGGTGCTGCGCTGGAAAAATGGGCAGGCCGTGCGCCTGCAGGACGTGGCCGATGTGGTGGACTCGGTGCAGGACGTGCGCAACTTCGGTGTGGCCAACGGCAAGCCGGCGGTGCTGCTGCAGGTCTACAAGCAGCCCGGCGCCAACATCCTCGAAGCCGTGGAGCGCGTGCGCTCGCTGCTGCCCGCGCTGCAGGCCTCCATCCCGGCGGCTATCGACATCGAGGTGGTGTCCGACCGCACACCCACGCTGCGTGCGTCGGTCAAAGAGGTGGAGCGCGCGCTGCTGATTGCGGTGGCGCTGGTGGTGCTGGTGGTGTTCCTGTTCTTGCGCAACGGGCGTGCCACGCTCATCCCCAGCGTGGCGGTGCCGGTGTCGCTGGCCGGCACGTTTGGTGTGATGTATTTGGCGGGTTACACGCTCGACAACCTCTCGCTGATGGCGCTCACGGTGGCCACGGGCTTTGTGGTGGACGATGCCATCGTGGTGCTGGAGAACATCATGCGCCACATGGAGCGTGGCAAGACCGCGCTGCGGGCGTCGCTGGACGGCGCGCGCGAGATCGGCTTTACCGTGGTGTCGATGAGCATCTCGCTGATTGCGGTGTTCGTGCCCATCTTGTTCATGGGCGGCATCGTGGGGCGGTTTTTCCGCGAGTTCGCCATCGTCATGTCCTCGGCCATCCTGGTGTCGATGGTGGTGTCGCTCACCACCACGCCCATGATGTGTGCAGCGCTGCTCAAGCCCCACAGCCCGGCCCCGGCGCGGCGCTTCAGCTATCGGATCGGTCGCTGGGTGGACCGTATCCAGGTGCGGGGCATGCGCCTGTACCGCCGCAGCCTGGCCTGGTGCCTGCGCCACCAGCCTGTGGCCTTGCTGGCGCTGGCGTGTGTGGTGGGGCTCAACGTGTACCTCTACACCGCCATCGACAAGGGCTTCATGCCCGAGCAGGACACCGGGCGCATCTCGGGCTTCATCCGCGCCGACCAGGCCACGTCCTACCAGGCCATGGAGCAGCGGCTGCAGCGTTTCCTGTCCATCGTGCAGGCCGACCCGGCCGTGGAGCATGTGACCGGCTTCACGGGCGGCTGGCAGCGCAATGCGGCGCAGATGTTCATGACCCTCAAGCGCGGACCGGGGCAGGAGAGCTCGGAGACCGTGATAACGCGGCTGCGCGAGCAGCTCAAGAACGAGCCGGGCGCGCGCCTGTTCCTGGTGCCGCAGCGCGACATCCGCATTGGTGGGCGGCAGAGCGGTGCATCCTTCGACTACACCCTGCAGGCCGACGACATTGGCGACCTGCGCACCTGGGAGCCGCGCATCCGCCAGGTGCTGAGCCAGTTGCCCGAATTGGAAGACGTGAACAGTGACGTGCAGGACTTTGGCCTGCAGACCTCGCTGGTCATCGACCGCGATGCGGTCACGCGCCTGGGCCTGACCATGGCACAGATCGACGCCACGCTGAACAACGCCTTCGGCCAGCGCCAGGTGGGCGTGATCTACAACCCGCTCAACCAGTACCGCGTGGTGATGGAGGCCGCGCCGCGCTACCTGCAGAACCCCGAGACGCTGCGCGGCTTCTTCTTCGTCAACAGCCAGGGGCAGCAGATTCCGCTCACGGCGTTTGCGCGCATCACCACCACCAACACGCCGCTATCAGTCAACCACGACCGGGGCACACCCGCCAGCAGCATCAGCTTCAGCCTGGCGCCGGGGGTGTCGCTGTCGCAGGCTACTGAGGCGGTGAACAACGCGGTGGCCGAGCTGGGCGTGCCGGTGTCGGTGCGCGGTTCGTTCAGCGGCACGGCGGGGGCGTTTCAGGATGCACTGGCGGGCCAGCCGCTGCTGATCCTGGCGGCCATCATCACCATCTATCTGGTGCTGGGCATGTTGTACGAGAGCCTGGTGCATCCCATCACCATCCTGTCCACGCTGCCGTCTGCGGGCGTGGGCGCGTTGCTGGCACTCATGCTGTTCAAGACGGAGTTCTCGCTCATCGCACTCATTGGCGTGATCCTGCTGATCGGCATCGTGAAGAAGAACGCGATCATGATGATCGACTTTGCCCTCACGCGGCAACGCCAGCAGGGCGAGCCGGGCCGGGCGCCCGTCACCGCAGCGCAGGCCATCTACCGCGCATGCAACCTGCGGCTGCGCCCCATTCTGATGACCACCGTGGCCGCCATCTTTGGGGCCCTGCCACTGGCCCTGGGGCGGGGCGATGGTGCCGAGCTGCGCCAGCCGCTGGGCATTGCGATTGTGGGCGGCCTGCTGGTAAGCCAGTGGCTCACGCTCTACACGACGCCGGTGGTGTATGTGGCGCTCGACCGGCTGCGTGCGCGCGTGCTGCGCGCGGTGGGGCGGCGACGCAAGCCAGCGGGCGCCGCGCCTGCGGCCCCGGTGGTATTGCAAGGAAACGACGGATGA
- a CDS encoding MdtB/MuxB family multidrug efflux RND transporter permease subunit has product MNLSRLFILRPIATALLMVAILIAGLMAYRLLPTSALPEVDYPTIQVTTLYPGASPDVMTSNVTAPLERQFGQMPGLSQMSSTSSGGASVITLRFALDMALDVAEQQVQAAINAGSNLLPSDLPMPPLYSKVNPADAPILTLAITSPSLPVIRVNDLVENRLAPKLSQVQGVGLVAIAGGRRPAVRIQANPTALAQLGLTLEDVRTSIAAANVKQAKGGFDGPARASTIDANDQLQSAAEYRDLIIAFKNGAPVRLKDVAETVDDAENTRLAAWAGTADTGAKPGVILNIRRQPGANVIDTVDRIKALLPQLQSTLPASLDVQVLTDRTVTVRASVHDMQVELGLAVLLVVTVIFVFLRSPSATLIPSVAVPLSLIGTCGVMYLAGFSINNLTLMALTISTGFVVDDAIVMIENIARYVEEGEAPLAAALKGSQQIGFTIISLTISLIAVLIPLLFMGDVVGRLFHEFAITLAVSILISAVVSLTLTPMLCARLLRHTPEESHGRLYRATGHFFDRTIAGYGRMLGWVLNHRGTTWLVFAATLALTVVLYLFIPKGFFPVQDTGTLQATTEADQSISFAGMAERQQAVAERLLQDPAVRSVSSFIGVDGANTTLNTGRLLIDLQPHAQRDKAGVVQQRLAERVQNLPGIRLFIQPVQDLTIEDRVARTQYQWLLSSPDMQQLTTSTTELLRRLRALPELTDVASDLQDQGRQAYVQIDRAQASRLGVTVAGIDAALYNAFGQRLISTIFTQSNQYRVVLEVAPQFKVGPEALQSIYVPSSVGAPVPLSSVARIEERNMPLVVNHVGQLPAATISFNTAQGVSLGNAVAAIEREKAAVQAEGQLPLSVETSFQGAALAFQASLSNTLLLILAAVVTMYIVLGVLYESTVHPVTILSTLPSAGVGALLALMAARLDLDIIAIIGIVLLIGIVKKNAIMMIDFALEAQRDEGLSARDAIYQACLLRFRPILMTTLAALLGALPMMLGTGVGSELRHPLGVTMVGGLILSQLLTLFTTPVIYLTFEGWAQRWRGRSEVVNA; this is encoded by the coding sequence ATGAACCTGTCGCGCCTCTTCATCCTGCGCCCCATCGCCACCGCGCTGCTGATGGTGGCGATCCTGATCGCAGGGCTGATGGCCTACCGGCTGCTGCCCACCTCGGCCCTGCCCGAGGTGGACTACCCCACCATCCAGGTCACCACGCTGTACCCGGGCGCGAGCCCGGACGTGATGACCTCCAACGTCACGGCCCCGCTGGAGCGGCAGTTCGGCCAGATGCCGGGGCTGTCGCAAATGTCGTCCACCAGCTCGGGCGGGGCTTCGGTGATCACACTGCGTTTTGCGCTCGACATGGCGCTGGATGTAGCCGAGCAACAGGTACAGGCGGCCATCAACGCAGGCAGCAACCTGCTGCCCAGCGACCTGCCCATGCCGCCGCTGTACAGCAAGGTCAACCCGGCCGATGCGCCCATCCTCACGCTGGCCATCACCTCGCCCTCGCTGCCCGTGATCCGCGTGAACGACCTGGTGGAAAACCGCCTGGCACCCAAGCTGTCGCAGGTGCAGGGCGTGGGTCTGGTGGCGATTGCGGGCGGGCGCCGCCCGGCCGTGCGCATCCAGGCCAACCCCACGGCGCTGGCGCAGCTGGGCCTCACGCTGGAAGACGTGCGCACCTCCATCGCCGCGGCCAACGTCAAGCAGGCCAAGGGCGGCTTTGACGGCCCGGCCCGTGCGTCCACCATTGATGCCAACGACCAGCTGCAGTCGGCGGCTGAATACCGCGACCTCATCATCGCCTTCAAGAATGGCGCCCCCGTGCGCCTGAAGGACGTGGCCGAAACGGTGGACGATGCCGAGAACACCCGGCTCGCCGCCTGGGCGGGCACGGCTGACACGGGCGCCAAGCCCGGCGTGATCCTCAACATCCGCCGCCAGCCCGGTGCCAACGTGATCGACACGGTGGACCGCATCAAGGCCCTGCTGCCGCAACTGCAAAGCACCTTGCCAGCGTCGCTGGATGTGCAGGTGCTGACCGACCGCACGGTCACGGTGCGCGCCTCGGTGCACGACATGCAGGTGGAGCTGGGCCTGGCCGTGCTGCTGGTGGTGACGGTGATCTTTGTCTTCCTGCGCAGCCCCTCGGCCACGCTGATCCCGAGCGTGGCCGTGCCGCTATCGCTCATCGGCACCTGCGGCGTGATGTACCTGGCGGGGTTTTCGATCAACAACCTCACGCTGATGGCGCTGACCATCTCCACCGGTTTTGTGGTGGACGATGCCATCGTGATGATCGAAAACATTGCCCGCTATGTGGAAGAGGGCGAGGCACCGCTCGCGGCCGCGCTCAAGGGCTCGCAACAGATCGGCTTCACCATCATCTCGCTCACCATCTCGCTGATCGCCGTGCTGATCCCGTTGCTGTTCATGGGCGATGTGGTGGGGCGGCTGTTCCATGAGTTCGCCATCACGCTGGCCGTGTCCATTTTGATCTCGGCCGTGGTGTCGCTCACGCTCACGCCCATGCTGTGCGCGCGCCTGCTGCGCCATACGCCCGAGGAGAGCCACGGCCGCCTGTACCGCGCTACGGGCCATTTCTTTGACCGCACCATCGCCGGCTATGGCCGCATGCTGGGCTGGGTGCTGAACCACCGGGGCACCACCTGGCTGGTGTTTGCGGCCACGCTGGCGCTCACCGTGGTGCTGTACCTGTTCATCCCCAAGGGCTTCTTTCCGGTGCAGGACACCGGCACGCTGCAGGCCACCACCGAGGCCGACCAGTCGATCTCGTTTGCCGGCATGGCCGAGCGCCAGCAGGCCGTGGCCGAACGGCTGCTGCAAGACCCCGCCGTGCGCAGCGTCTCGTCGTTCATCGGCGTCGACGGCGCCAACACCACGCTCAACACCGGCCGCCTGCTGATCGACCTGCAGCCGCATGCACAGCGCGACAAGGCCGGTGTGGTGCAGCAGCGCCTGGCCGAGCGTGTGCAGAACCTGCCGGGCATCCGCCTGTTCATCCAGCCCGTGCAGGACCTGACCATTGAAGACCGGGTGGCACGCACGCAATACCAGTGGCTGCTGTCGTCGCCCGACATGCAGCAGCTGACCACCAGCACCACCGAGCTGCTGCGCCGTCTGCGCGCCTTGCCCGAGCTGACGGATGTGGCCAGCGACCTGCAGGACCAAGGCCGCCAGGCTTATGTGCAAATCGACCGCGCCCAGGCCAGCCGCCTGGGCGTGACGGTGGCGGGTATTGATGCGGCGCTGTACAACGCCTTTGGCCAGCGGCTGATCTCGACCATCTTCACACAGTCCAACCAGTACCGCGTGGTGTTGGAGGTGGCGCCGCAGTTCAAGGTGGGGCCCGAGGCGCTGCAGAGCATTTATGTGCCCTCCAGCGTGGGGGCTCCGGTACCGCTGTCGTCGGTGGCGCGCATCGAGGAGCGCAACATGCCCCTGGTGGTCAACCACGTGGGCCAGTTGCCGGCTGCCACCATTTCGTTCAACACCGCGCAGGGGGTATCGCTGGGCAATGCCGTGGCCGCCATCGAGCGCGAGAAGGCGGCCGTGCAGGCCGAAGGGCAATTGCCGCTGTCGGTGGAGACGAGTTTCCAGGGTGCGGCGCTGGCGTTCCAGGCGTCGTTGTCGAACACGCTGCTGCTGATTCTGGCGGCGGTGGTCACCATGTACATCGTGCTGGGCGTGCTGTACGAGAGCACGGTTCACCCGGTCACGATCTTGTCCACGCTGCCCTCGGCTGGGGTGGGCGCGTTGCTGGCGCTGATGGCGGCGCGGCTGGACCTGGACATCATTGCCATCATCGGCATCGTGCTGCTGATCGGCATCGTGAAGAAGAACGCGATCATGATGATCGACTTTGCGCTGGAGGCGCAGCGGGACGAGGGTCTGAGTGCGCGTGATGCGATTTACCAGGCATGTCTGTTGCGGTTTCGGCCGATTTTGATGACGACGTTGGCGGCGTTGCTGGGGGCGTTGCCGATGATGTTGGGGACGGGTGTGGGCAGTGAGCTTCGGCATCCGCTGGGGGTGACGATGGTGGGGGGGCTGATCCTGAGTCAGTTGCTCACGCTGTTCACGACGCCGGTGATTTACCTCACGTTTGAGGGGTGGGCGCAGCGGTGGCGTGGGCGTTCCGAGGTCGTGAATGCCTGA
- a CDS encoding ATP-binding cassette domain-containing protein, with protein sequence MAESAFLWVKGLRFAYPECAVLDNLSLAWPPGLALVRGDESTGKTTLLRVLAGALTAQAGSITLQGVDLIRAAKASAPRVFWADPRSSEWDPFTARGWLDSLPARYPLWDAAALVEHIDGFSLHEHLDKPFYALSTGSKRKVLMAGAFASNAQLTLIDEPVGGLDKPSVRYLAQALASQAARSDRLTVVAHYEALPDVPWGSVLDL encoded by the coding sequence GTGGCTGAGAGCGCGTTTTTGTGGGTGAAAGGGCTGCGGTTTGCGTACCCGGAGTGTGCGGTGCTGGACAACCTGTCGCTGGCCTGGCCCCCGGGCCTGGCTCTGGTGCGCGGTGATGAAAGCACCGGCAAAACTACGCTGCTGCGCGTGCTGGCTGGTGCGCTGACAGCGCAGGCTGGCAGCATCACGCTGCAGGGCGTGGACCTGATCCGAGCCGCCAAGGCCTCGGCCCCCCGGGTGTTCTGGGCGGACCCGCGATCCAGCGAGTGGGACCCGTTCACGGCTCGGGGTTGGCTCGACAGCCTGCCCGCGCGCTACCCCCTGTGGGATGCGGCAGCCCTGGTGGAGCACATCGACGGGTTCAGCCTGCACGAGCATCTGGACAAGCCTTTTTATGCCCTGTCTACCGGCAGCAAGCGCAAGGTGCTCATGGCCGGGGCCTTCGCGTCGAATGCACAGCTGACCCTGATCGACGAGCCGGTGGGAGGGCTGGACAAACCTTCCGTCCGTTACCTCGCGCAGGCACTGGCGTCGCAGGCGGCCCGATCAGACCGCCTGACCGTGGTGGCGCACTACGAAGCCCTGCCCGATGTGCCCTGGGGCTCGGTGCTGGATCTGTAA